One genomic segment of Desulfobulbaceae bacterium DB1 includes these proteins:
- a CDS encoding lysine 2,3-aminomutase, protein MYSCPAKKVVSSEEAARYTSYSLSNFHKIRQIHRLTRQQRFAVDVVGRVLPFKTNSYVVNNLINWDNVPNDPVFILNFPQEEMLLPHHFAQMASLVQNGAAQKEISACSNKIRLELNPHAAGQLEHNRPSLNGRVLQGMQHKYKETVLCFPSQGQTCHAYCTFCFRWPQFVGIDELRFAMREADDLVRYVATHPEVTDVIFTGGDPLVMRAGVLSSYLRALINADLPHLRTIRIGTKTLSYWPQRYVCDKDAGELLGLFEEVVAAGKHLAIMAHFNVPQELETDIARQAISHIRSTGAQIRTQSPLLRHINDTPESWMRLWKEQVNLGCIPYYMFVARDTGAHHYFGLPLHRAWRIFRTAYKQVSGIARTVRGPSMSALPGKIQILGVADISDEKVFVLQMLQGRNPDWVARPFFAAYDERATWLDELRPACGEETFFFERDSDYPQGNRLHLV, encoded by the coding sequence ATGTATTCCTGTCCGGCAAAAAAAGTAGTATCCTCGGAAGAAGCAGCCCGTTACACGTCTTATTCACTCAGTAATTTTCATAAGATCAGGCAGATTCATCGTCTTACCCGGCAACAGCGGTTTGCCGTTGATGTTGTCGGCCGAGTTCTTCCCTTTAAGACAAACAGTTACGTTGTCAATAATCTGATCAACTGGGACAATGTCCCGAATGATCCGGTCTTTATCCTTAATTTCCCCCAGGAGGAAATGCTGTTGCCGCACCATTTCGCGCAAATGGCTTCGCTTGTGCAAAACGGTGCGGCGCAAAAGGAAATCAGCGCCTGCTCAAATAAAATTCGTTTGGAATTGAATCCCCATGCCGCCGGTCAGCTTGAGCATAATCGACCGTCGTTGAACGGCAGGGTGCTGCAGGGGATGCAGCATAAATATAAGGAAACGGTTCTCTGCTTTCCCAGTCAGGGGCAGACATGCCACGCCTATTGCACCTTCTGTTTCCGCTGGCCCCAGTTCGTCGGTATTGATGAATTACGTTTTGCCATGCGGGAGGCTGATGATCTGGTGCGCTATGTGGCAACCCATCCCGAGGTAACGGATGTCATTTTCACCGGCGGCGACCCGCTGGTCATGCGGGCCGGAGTTCTTTCTTCCTACCTGCGAGCGTTGATTAACGCCGATCTGCCGCACCTGCGCACTATCCGCATCGGCACCAAGACCCTTTCCTATTGGCCGCAACGGTATGTGTGCGACAAGGATGCGGGGGAGCTGCTTGGCCTTTTTGAAGAGGTTGTTGCCGCCGGCAAACATCTGGCAATAATGGCCCACTTCAATGTGCCGCAGGAGCTGGAAACCGACATCGCGCGTCAGGCGATCAGCCACATTCGTTCGACAGGCGCGCAGATCCGCACCCAGTCGCCTCTTCTCCGTCATATTAATGATACGCCGGAGAGCTGGATGCGGCTGTGGAAGGAACAGGTCAATCTCGGCTGTATCCCGTATTATATGTTCGTTGCTCGGGATACGGGCGCCCATCACTATTTCGGCCTGCCGTTGCATCGGGCCTGGAGGATATTCCGTACCGCGTATAAGCAGGTGAGCGGCATTGCCCGCACCGTGCGGGGGCCCAGCATGTCCGCCTTGCCCGGGAAGATACAGATTCTCGGCGTTGCCGATATTTCGGATGAAAAGGTTTTTGTCCTGCAGATGCTTCAGGGCCGCAACCCTGACTGGGTTGCCCGTCCCTTCTTTGCCGCGTATGACGAGCGGGCGACCTGGCTTGATGAACTTCGGCCGGCTTGCGGCGAAGAAACTTTCTTTTTTGAGCGCGATTCGGATTATCCCCAGGGGAACAGGCTTCATCTGGTCTGA
- a CDS encoding AAA family ATPase — translation MDIKGKKIEEHLISREPFYLPQKNELTVAMVAYANGLPLLLKGPTGSGKTRFMQFLAWKLKRPLITVSCHDDLSTSDLVGRYLIRGGETFWVDGPMTLAVRHGAICYLDEVVEARKDTTVVIHPLADDRRQLAIEKRGELLDAPPEFMLAVSYNPGYQSVLKDMKQSTRQRFVALELNYPPAELETKIVVREAGVDEKTAAALVRIAAMTRGLKDSGLQEGASTRLLVHAGLLIRDGIVPRDACDVTITQALTDDEELAGAINEMISSVL, via the coding sequence ATGGATATCAAAGGTAAAAAAATAGAGGAACATCTCATCAGCCGGGAGCCTTTTTATCTGCCCCAGAAAAACGAATTGACCGTGGCCATGGTTGCTTACGCCAACGGACTTCCCCTTTTGCTGAAAGGCCCCACCGGCAGCGGGAAAACCAGATTCATGCAGTTTCTGGCCTGGAAGCTGAAACGGCCCCTGATTACCGTTTCCTGTCATGATGATCTGTCCACCAGCGATCTGGTGGGGCGCTACCTGATCCGGGGAGGGGAGACGTTCTGGGTTGACGGGCCCATGACGCTGGCGGTGCGGCACGGCGCCATCTGCTATCTCGATGAGGTGGTGGAGGCGCGCAAGGACACCACCGTCGTCATCCACCCCCTGGCGGACGACCGGCGGCAGCTTGCCATTGAAAAACGAGGGGAGCTGCTGGACGCACCGCCTGAGTTCATGCTGGCCGTTTCCTATAACCCCGGGTATCAGTCGGTGCTCAAAGACATGAAACAGTCGACCAGGCAGCGTTTTGTCGCCCTTGAGCTCAATTATCCGCCTGCGGAACTGGAAACGAAAATCGTCGTCCGGGAGGCGGGGGTGGATGAAAAAACGGCGGCTGCATTGGTGCGTATCGCGGCAATGACTCGCGGCCTGAAGGATTCGGGCTTGCAGGAGGGGGCGAGTACCAGGCTGTTGGTGCATGCCGGTCTGCTCATCCGGGACGGTATCGTCCCCCGCGATGCCTGCGATGTGACCATAACCCAGGCGCTCACCGATGATGAAGAGCTGGCCGGTGCCATCAATGAAATGATCAGTTCCGTTTTGTGA